A genomic region of Leptospira mtsangambouensis contains the following coding sequences:
- a CDS encoding aldose 1-epimerase — protein MYQLKTKQSCFEIHPTGGGQWLGLHLLSPVDGKSVSVVSGHKPPDPFFASGSFLMFPWVNRLEPNPWAREPFYPSTHWLTDGNGIPLHGLYHNLPRHLVREEITDGVSYAEFEMEIPATWKGSLLSQIQVKECYQLFPSELKVIYRLTNGSDTEFPFALGIHPYFRWNEDESIDDLFLFGSGFHKVKLGDYLLPEKVQKEDIILNSEETLMGKNLDDLYASIDGENSYIGLFSMNKKEKLIIQGGEFYQVYTPQDRRSIAIEPMTGTGNFLHFLGGNPKTIAPKTEKKIEFSIRLDRF, from the coding sequence TTGTACCAACTGAAAACAAAACAGTCTTGTTTTGAAATCCACCCAACGGGCGGTGGCCAATGGCTTGGTTTGCATCTTTTGTCCCCGGTGGACGGAAAATCCGTCTCAGTGGTTTCGGGACACAAGCCCCCCGATCCTTTTTTCGCTTCCGGGTCTTTTTTGATGTTTCCTTGGGTGAATCGACTAGAACCTAACCCTTGGGCCCGGGAACCATTTTATCCCAGTACCCATTGGCTGACTGATGGGAACGGAATCCCTTTGCACGGCCTCTACCACAATCTCCCTCGACATTTGGTAAGAGAGGAGATCACCGATGGGGTTTCTTATGCAGAATTTGAAATGGAAATTCCCGCAACATGGAAGGGGAGTTTGCTCTCTCAAATCCAAGTGAAAGAATGTTACCAATTGTTTCCCTCGGAGTTAAAGGTCATCTACAGACTGACCAATGGATCTGACACAGAATTTCCATTTGCTTTAGGAATTCATCCATACTTTCGATGGAATGAGGATGAATCCATTGATGATCTTTTTTTATTTGGAAGTGGATTTCACAAAGTGAAGTTAGGAGATTATCTCTTACCAGAAAAAGTTCAGAAAGAAGATATAATTCTAAATTCAGAAGAAACTCTTATGGGAAAAAACTTGGATGATTTATACGCATCCATTGATGGCGAAAATTCTTACATTGGTCTTTTTTCTATGAATAAAAAAGAAAAACTCATCATCCAAGGTGGAGAGTTTTATCAGGTATATACTCCACAAGATCGTAGATCTATAGCGATAGAACCTATGACAGGTACTGGGAATTTTTTACACTTCCTTGGTGGTAATCCTAAAACGATTGCGCCTAAGACGGAAAAAAAGATCGAATTTTCCATTCGATTGGATCGTTTTTAA
- a CDS encoding TIGR00730 family Rossman fold protein produces the protein MNDLAFENQSFLWGNEAGPVRILSEYLHPKSEFQTHGITDTIVVFGSARIPSPETPKTNPPSPIESLSHYYTEACEFSRLISEWADLFKQENPDRNLHICTGGGPGIMEAGNRGAKEAGSKSVALNIVLPHEQHVNPYVDPELAFEFHYFFMRKLWFMKTCRGMIAFPGGFGTFDELFETLTLVQTGKKSRIPILLYGTEFWTSVINFKKLAEMRLISEEDLHLFGFADTPIDALRFFQEKIRFELTHSEGTKT, from the coding sequence ATGAATGATTTAGCCTTTGAGAATCAAAGTTTTTTATGGGGAAATGAAGCAGGACCCGTTCGAATCCTTTCTGAATACCTCCACCCCAAATCGGAATTCCAAACACATGGAATCACGGATACAATTGTTGTGTTTGGTTCAGCTCGCATTCCTTCTCCAGAAACTCCCAAAACAAATCCTCCTTCCCCGATTGAATCATTGAGCCATTATTATACAGAAGCATGTGAGTTTTCACGATTGATTTCCGAATGGGCCGATTTGTTCAAACAGGAAAATCCAGATAGAAATTTACACATTTGTACTGGCGGTGGGCCTGGGATTATGGAAGCCGGGAACCGGGGAGCAAAAGAGGCTGGATCCAAATCCGTTGCCCTAAATATTGTTTTGCCTCATGAACAACATGTAAATCCTTATGTTGATCCAGAACTTGCCTTTGAATTTCATTATTTTTTTATGAGAAAACTTTGGTTTATGAAAACTTGCCGGGGGATGATTGCCTTTCCTGGTGGGTTTGGAACCTTTGATGAACTATTTGAAACCCTCACCTTGGTCCAGACGGGAAAAAAATCCAGGATTCCTATTTTGTTGTACGGGACAGAATTTTGGACTAGTGTGATCAATTTCAAAAAACTAGCAGAGATGCGTCTGATTTCGGAAGAAGACCTCCATTTGTTTGGGTTTGCTGATACTCCCATCGATGCACTTCGTTTCTTTCAGGAAAAGATTCGTTTCGAATTGACCCATTCTGAGGGTACAAAAACATAG
- the rpmB gene encoding 50S ribosomal protein L28 translates to MARTCVVTGKGTTAGNNVSHSHKKNRRIWKVNVITKKIFLEDENRWVRVKISTRALRTLRKKGLKVAIKDHGGDIAAITPKKYVGITPKAQPAA, encoded by the coding sequence ATGGCTAGAACATGTGTAGTAACCGGAAAAGGAACGACGGCAGGGAACAATGTATCCCATTCTCATAAAAAGAACCGCCGTATCTGGAAGGTGAATGTGATCACAAAGAAAATCTTTTTAGAAGACGAGAACCGTTGGGTTCGCGTTAAGATTTCTACACGTGCTTTGAGAACTCTTCGTAAAAAAGGTTTGAAAGTGGCAATCAAAGACCACGGTGGCGATATCGCTGCAATCACTCCTAAAAAATACGTAGGGATTACTCCAAAAGCACAACCAGCAGCTTAA
- the nth gene encoding endonuclease III — protein sequence MKQSRKTPKVTEVYRLLEAEFGAVETPLTFTKPYELAIAVILSAQCTDERVNQVTPELFRTFPTLESFAEAPLTAIEKKIFSTGFYKNKAKSIQGFARMVLSEFGGEIPKTMEEAIKLPGFGRKTANVVLAEIYGVVEGFVVDTHVKRLTKRLGFTKKTDPVQIEREMMKMTPKEICRNLSLYLIFLGRKYCQARRTFCSTCPLSSLCPSFSE from the coding sequence TTGAAACAATCCAGAAAAACACCAAAAGTCACCGAAGTCTACCGTCTCCTCGAGGCGGAGTTCGGTGCAGTAGAAACTCCCCTCACGTTTACGAAACCTTATGAATTAGCAATTGCGGTCATTTTAAGTGCACAATGTACTGATGAACGTGTAAACCAAGTCACACCCGAACTTTTTCGTACCTTTCCCACACTTGAATCTTTTGCAGAGGCACCTCTAACGGCCATAGAGAAAAAAATATTCTCCACAGGGTTTTATAAAAACAAAGCCAAAAGCATCCAGGGTTTTGCGCGGATGGTTCTTTCCGAATTCGGTGGTGAAATTCCAAAGACGATGGAAGAAGCCATTAAACTTCCTGGGTTTGGAAGGAAAACTGCCAATGTGGTTCTTGCAGAGATTTATGGAGTCGTGGAAGGATTCGTTGTGGACACCCATGTGAAACGACTCACCAAACGATTGGGTTTTACAAAAAAAACTGATCCCGTACAAATTGAACGGGAGATGATGAAGATGACTCCTAAGGAGATTTGCCGAAACCTATCTCTGTACCTAATATTTCTCGGTCGTAAGTACTGCCAGGCCCGCCGGACATTTTGTTCGACTTGTCCTCTTTCTTCCCTATGTCCTTCGTTTTCGGAGTAG
- a CDS encoding UbiA-like polyprenyltransferase: MNFFKNLILYAKMVKFSHTLFALPFAGISFLLAYLESTLDTGDLLRIGALVLVCMVTARSAAMGFNRYVDSEIDEKNPRTQNREIPSGKISKLSALLFIGLSSFIFIFASFFVNKLAFLLSFPALFVLFLYSLTKRFTLFCHLVLGFAISLAPLGAWIAITETVNLVPILFSLGLLFHISAFDVLYAIQDMDFDAKENLHSIPSRLGETKSRAIAVFLHSFSFVFFIYAGISAGLGLMYFLILSVIGILVLYEHRISYQYKSKDLPMVFYQINSWISVVLFLAILFDKWNEFLLKISSGISF, translated from the coding sequence ATGAACTTCTTTAAAAATCTAATTCTTTACGCTAAAATGGTTAAATTTTCCCATACACTCTTTGCTTTGCCCTTCGCTGGGATTAGTTTCCTCCTAGCTTATCTAGAATCCACGCTGGATACAGGTGATTTGCTCCGGATCGGGGCCCTTGTCCTTGTGTGTATGGTCACAGCCCGTAGCGCCGCGATGGGATTTAATCGTTATGTAGATTCGGAGATTGATGAAAAAAATCCCCGTACACAAAATAGAGAAATTCCTTCTGGAAAAATTTCCAAACTTTCGGCTCTTCTTTTCATTGGGCTTTCTTCTTTTATTTTTATCTTTGCCAGTTTCTTTGTGAACAAACTGGCATTTTTGCTCTCTTTTCCTGCACTGTTTGTTTTATTCCTTTATTCACTCACCAAACGATTCACTCTGTTTTGCCATTTGGTTTTGGGATTTGCAATTTCTCTTGCTCCTCTTGGTGCTTGGATTGCCATCACAGAAACTGTGAACTTGGTCCCAATTTTATTTTCTTTGGGACTACTCTTTCATATTTCCGCCTTTGATGTGTTATATGCCATTCAGGATATGGACTTTGACGCCAAAGAAAATCTTCATAGTATTCCTTCTCGTTTAGGAGAAACCAAATCAAGAGCCATCGCTGTTTTTCTCCATAGTTTTTCTTTTGTATTTTTTATTTATGCAGGGATCAGTGCCGGACTTGGGCTTATGTATTTCCTGATCCTTTCTGTGATTGGAATTTTAGTTTTGTATGAACATCGGATTTCTTACCAATACAAATCAAAAGATTTACCGATGGTTTTTTACCAAATCAATTCATGGATCAGCGTTGTTTTATTCCTGGCGATTTTATTTGATAAGTGGAATGAGTTTTTATTAAAAATTTCTTCGGGTATTAGTTTCTAA
- a CDS encoding UbiX family flavin prenyltransferase, giving the protein MKLVVGLAGASGSIYAARFLRALSEIEGETYITASPAALRIFSEEYETKVESAEEILSFVENKWKTKTKHRFHVRNFFDIGSDIASGSNTWDGMVVIPCSMKTVASMSAGLTENLIERAADVSLKERRRLIVVPRETPYNRIHLKNLLSLDEAGAIILPASPGFYQMPKTLDDLGDFIAGRILNLLGVNQTLFPKWLG; this is encoded by the coding sequence ATGAAACTTGTTGTAGGTCTTGCAGGTGCTAGCGGTAGTATTTATGCCGCCCGGTTTCTTCGTGCTTTGTCTGAGATAGAAGGCGAAACCTATATCACTGCAAGTCCTGCTGCATTACGGATTTTTTCCGAAGAGTATGAAACCAAAGTGGAGTCAGCAGAAGAGATTCTATCTTTTGTAGAAAACAAATGGAAAACAAAAACCAAACACAGGTTTCACGTTCGTAATTTTTTTGATATTGGTTCTGATATTGCCAGTGGTTCCAATACTTGGGATGGGATGGTTGTGATTCCTTGTAGTATGAAAACGGTTGCTTCGATGTCTGCGGGTCTCACGGAAAATTTAATTGAAAGGGCAGCCGATGTCAGTTTGAAAGAAAGAAGAAGACTGATTGTTGTGCCAAGAGAAACTCCCTACAACCGCATCCACCTAAAAAATCTTCTTAGTTTGGATGAAGCAGGTGCCATCATCCTTCCTGCCTCTCCTGGGTTTTACCAAATGCCAAAAACTTTAGATGACTTAGGAGATTTTATTGCGGGAAGGATTTTGAATCTTCTTGGGGTCAACCAAACTCTATTTCCTAAGTGGTTGGGGTAA
- a CDS encoding acyl-CoA thioesterase — MVDTIQNKLQDMELVTQHLVQPDDLNYHNNLFGGKMLSWIDEGMAMYVMNKIRYTNIVTMSMDNVVFRSPARAGDIIQIYGKIVKYGKSSVTSRTLAITNNPQTGKMSAVIESDITYVCLGDNGKPTAYFRNFTPTT, encoded by the coding sequence ATGGTCGATACGATTCAGAACAAACTCCAAGATATGGAACTGGTCACCCAACACCTGGTCCAACCAGACGATTTGAACTACCATAACAATCTATTTGGGGGAAAAATGCTCTCCTGGATCGATGAGGGAATGGCAATGTATGTGATGAATAAAATCCGTTATACCAATATTGTCACCATGAGTATGGACAATGTGGTGTTTCGATCCCCTGCTCGGGCCGGAGACATCATTCAAATTTACGGAAAAATCGTAAAATATGGAAAATCTTCCGTGACCTCTCGCACTTTGGCCATCACGAACAATCCACAAACGGGAAAAATGTCTGCTGTGATTGAAAGTGACATCACCTACGTTTGTTTAGGTGATAATGGAAAACCAACTGCTTACTTTCGGAACTTTACCCCAACCACTTAG
- the pyrB gene encoding aspartate carbamoyltransferase codes for MYSYSHKNILDTLQFSKEDLDFLIEKTNRMSVLHESGEAFGILNGKLLASLFFEASTRTRMSFEAAMERLGGRLISTVGFQFSSISKGETLYDTMKMIEAYVDIAVIRHPVEGSSRIAAGAVNIPVINAGDGAGQHPTQALLDLYTIVSEKGKIEGLNIAFIGDLKYGRTIHSLINLLRHYPVHLYLISPEELKLPEKYKKNLEGFPMTWEETTDIKAFWDADVAYVTRIQEERFPDHREYEKLKDIYKVNKELVLASKKDTTILHPLPRVNELSTDVDDLPNAAYFRQAKYGVVVRMVLLCLSLGVNFD; via the coding sequence ATGTACTCTTACTCCCACAAAAACATCTTAGACACCCTCCAATTTTCCAAAGAAGACTTGGATTTTTTAATCGAAAAAACAAACCGTATGAGTGTCCTCCACGAATCGGGGGAAGCGTTTGGAATTCTGAATGGAAAACTCCTTGCCTCCTTATTTTTTGAAGCAAGCACACGAACACGTATGTCCTTTGAAGCAGCGATGGAGAGGCTTGGGGGAAGGCTCATCTCAACAGTGGGATTCCAGTTCTCTTCGATCTCAAAGGGCGAAACTCTTTATGACACTATGAAGATGATTGAAGCCTATGTGGACATAGCAGTCATCCGCCATCCAGTAGAAGGGTCATCTCGGATTGCAGCAGGGGCGGTCAATATTCCTGTGATCAATGCTGGAGATGGGGCTGGCCAACACCCTACACAGGCCCTTCTTGATTTATACACCATCGTTTCTGAGAAAGGAAAAATCGAAGGACTAAACATTGCCTTTATCGGAGATCTAAAATATGGAAGGACCATCCATTCCCTAATCAATCTTTTAAGACATTATCCAGTTCACTTATATCTCATTAGTCCTGAAGAACTCAAACTTCCAGAAAAATACAAAAAGAACTTAGAAGGTTTTCCCATGACTTGGGAAGAAACCACAGACATCAAAGCGTTTTGGGATGCCGATGTTGCTTATGTGACAAGGATCCAAGAAGAAAGATTTCCAGATCACAGAGAATACGAAAAACTAAAAGATATTTATAAGGTGAACAAAGAACTAGTTCTTGCCTCCAAAAAAGACACAACCATCCTCCATCCACTCCCACGTGTGAATGAACTTTCTACAGATGTAGATGATCTACCGAATGCAGCTTACTTCCGTCAGGCGAAATATGGTGTGGTGGTCAGAATGGTTTTACTTTGTCTGAGTCTCGGAGTGAATTTTGACTAA
- a CDS encoding DUF2203 domain-containing protein gives MTKKIWTLAEAKEVLPLVRDITREYYLRASVLADDVRNKLLPENVLEAKEEEIGEIVNHWTNEILAMQIDVKGLWLVDFDHGSGFYCWTWGEEDVLYEHGYFEGFRSRKLIEENKEENDSDK, from the coding sequence TTGACTAAAAAGATTTGGACACTAGCGGAAGCAAAAGAAGTCCTTCCACTCGTGCGAGACATCACAAGAGAATACTATTTAAGAGCTAGTGTTCTTGCTGATGATGTAAGGAACAAATTATTACCAGAAAATGTTTTAGAAGCCAAAGAAGAAGAAATTGGTGAAATCGTAAACCATTGGACAAATGAAATTTTGGCAATGCAGATCGATGTCAAAGGATTGTGGTTGGTAGACTTTGATCATGGCAGTGGGTTCTATTGTTGGACCTGGGGCGAAGAAGACGTGTTATACGAGCATGGTTATTTTGAAGGATTTAGATCGAGAAAACTCATAGAGGAAAATAAAGAAGAAAATGACTCAGATAAATGA
- a CDS encoding LL-diaminopimelate aminotransferase: MTQINENYLKLKAGYLFPEIGRRVKAYSDANQSAKIIRLGIGDVTLPLAPTIVNAMVDAAKEMGSSAGFHGYGPEQGYSFLIQKIIAHDYTARGVQIAEDEVFVSDGSKCDCGNIQEIFSLDSKIAVVDPVYPVYVDTNVMAGRTGEVGADGRYANIIYMPATEENNFEPDFPKEKPDIIYLCYPNNPTGMVATKARLTEWVNFAKKMGSIILYDSAYESFIQDPAIPKSIYEIPGAKEVAMEFRSFSKTAGFTGTRCAYLVIPKDLKGKTKAGEEISFNSLWNRRHTTKFNGVSYVTQKGAEAIFSAQGQVEIKEQISYYMQNAKLIREGLATAGYTVFGGTNAPYIWLKTPRGLKSWEFFDELLGKAQVVGTPGSGFGPAGEGYFRLSAFGKREDVISAIERIQKM; this comes from the coding sequence ATGACTCAGATAAATGAAAACTATTTAAAATTGAAAGCAGGATATCTTTTTCCTGAAATCGGAAGAAGAGTGAAGGCTTATTCAGATGCCAACCAAAGTGCAAAAATCATTCGCCTTGGGATTGGAGATGTGACTTTACCACTCGCGCCAACGATTGTGAATGCGATGGTTGATGCTGCAAAAGAAATGGGAAGTTCTGCAGGTTTTCATGGTTACGGCCCAGAACAAGGATATTCCTTTCTCATCCAAAAAATCATCGCTCATGATTATACTGCTCGCGGCGTCCAAATTGCAGAAGATGAAGTTTTTGTTTCTGATGGATCTAAATGTGACTGTGGAAACATCCAAGAGATTTTTTCTTTAGATAGTAAAATCGCCGTGGTTGATCCCGTGTATCCAGTGTATGTTGATACAAACGTAATGGCAGGTCGAACAGGAGAAGTGGGTGCAGACGGAAGATATGCGAATATCATTTATATGCCAGCCACCGAAGAAAACAATTTTGAACCAGACTTTCCAAAAGAAAAACCAGATATCATTTACCTTTGTTATCCCAATAACCCTACTGGAATGGTGGCAACAAAGGCACGCCTTACCGAATGGGTGAACTTTGCCAAAAAAATGGGAAGTATCATTCTGTATGATTCTGCTTACGAATCCTTTATCCAAGATCCTGCAATTCCAAAATCCATTTATGAAATCCCTGGTGCCAAAGAAGTAGCGATGGAATTTCGTTCGTTTTCTAAAACTGCAGGATTTACAGGAACACGCTGCGCTTACCTTGTGATTCCCAAAGACCTAAAAGGAAAAACAAAAGCGGGTGAAGAAATCAGTTTTAATTCTCTTTGGAACCGCCGCCACACCACCAAGTTCAATGGAGTGTCTTATGTGACACAAAAAGGTGCTGAGGCAATTTTCTCCGCACAAGGCCAAGTAGAAATAAAGGAACAAATTTCCTATTATATGCAAAACGCGAAACTCATCCGCGAAGGTTTGGCGACGGCAGGATACACCGTATTCGGTGGAACCAATGCTCCTTATATTTGGCTAAAAACCCCACGCGGATTAAAATCCTGGGAATTTTTTGACGAACTTTTGGGAAAAGCACAAGTGGTTGGGACTCCCGGCTCGGGATTTGGGCCGGCTGGAGAAGGATATTTTCGACTTTCTGCCTTTGGTAAGCGGGAAGACGTGATTTCTGCCATTGAACGAATCCAAAAAATGTAA
- a CDS encoding adhesin OmpL37 family surface protein, with product MGKWKFILFFAMVVGHISHISAVSPEQTNLGILIFENKENLNFINVALSNLAPSQEETQSSAQPGAETPAADPSKKNLDFDYFKLLKAANQSDFSGNMWYLQSNYVYGFRQLRQAQGELKNIFEIVLQKYIEDARALLEAAAPTIIRSNDNNAKALLRLGFRDLRSSEDLYTTGLNSSPHQYRYKLTLYKEGILTLRRAKRFAILAMIYSKTPDEDKPEYQYRSNEDLKDARNEEKQRNYEKVRDTIINFVENKRMERTVVPPGNPDAKPLDLLEQHDDNYGLITSKKLDLLMEANAQIKETEGARRESVPPTPKFDENGKAIYPEEKKK from the coding sequence ATGGGAAAATGGAAATTCATCCTCTTTTTTGCAATGGTTGTGGGTCATATCTCACATATCAGCGCAGTATCTCCAGAACAGACGAATCTGGGGATTTTAATCTTTGAAAACAAAGAAAACTTAAATTTTATCAATGTTGCTCTGAGTAATTTGGCTCCTTCGCAAGAAGAAACACAAAGTTCGGCGCAACCTGGAGCTGAAACTCCCGCTGCGGATCCTTCCAAAAAGAATTTGGATTTTGATTATTTCAAACTCCTAAAAGCAGCCAACCAATCTGACTTTAGCGGAAACATGTGGTATCTGCAAAGTAACTATGTCTATGGATTTCGCCAACTTCGCCAAGCCCAAGGGGAGTTAAAAAATATTTTTGAAATCGTTCTTCAGAAATATATAGAAGATGCAAGAGCATTACTCGAAGCTGCGGCTCCTACCATCATTCGCTCCAATGATAATAACGCCAAAGCATTGTTACGTCTTGGTTTTCGTGACCTTCGTTCTTCAGAAGACCTTTACACAACTGGTCTCAACTCAAGCCCACACCAATACCGATACAAACTCACTCTTTATAAAGAAGGGATTCTTACGCTCCGTCGTGCGAAACGTTTTGCCATCCTTGCGATGATTTATAGCAAAACACCAGATGAGGACAAACCAGAATACCAATACCGATCCAACGAGGATTTAAAAGATGCTCGTAATGAAGAAAAACAACGTAACTACGAGAAGGTGAGAGATACCATCATCAACTTCGTAGAAAACAAACGTATGGAAAGAACGGTGGTTCCTCCCGGAAACCCGGATGCAAAACCTTTGGATCTTTTAGAACAACATGATGACAATTATGGACTCATCACTTCTAAAAAATTGGATCTACTTATGGAAGCCAATGCACAAATCAAAGAGACGGAAGGTGCAAGACGTGAGTCAGTTCCTCCAACTCCAAAGTTTGATGAAAACGGAAAAGCCATCTACCCAGAAGAAAAGAAAAAATAA
- a CDS encoding helix-turn-helix domain-containing protein, translating into MKFESLYRHFLLTKATHLPVISEDGELLGLLSKDRVHRELSDLGREREDLDEIPLDILENELHENLLLYFKESTQIPVIGLDGEKKDNWDKPRFLAAFTRFDSTNVRDPKLEEIESKLEKKKENADSVQWFMELILSHFPDGLLATDVNGSTIFYNETFETNILTKPLFRDSLQLTEKYLHNLNREVLATYLKDHDLTLGKDADTNVLHTNITELRTNLRIITLKKEKKVVGFLYHFSPSNFAGPTGTGNSEFPNMDEAFRSKLPLESVLEEMEAHYIHKSLKRNSNNISHAATELGVPRTTLQNRIRFLKLSERFQNEAKVKSVIPRKRSEKPEEKQKKVSPKKKAISPNQAKTKEKPMKSSKPKAKAKKQSPKPTQVGKKSKKRR; encoded by the coding sequence GTGAAGTTCGAATCACTTTATCGTCATTTTTTGCTGACTAAGGCAACCCACCTTCCTGTGATTTCGGAAGACGGGGAACTTTTAGGTCTTCTTTCCAAAGATCGAGTTCACCGAGAGTTGTCTGATCTGGGAAGAGAGAGGGAAGACCTTGACGAGATTCCTTTGGACATCCTCGAAAATGAACTTCACGAAAATCTTTTGCTCTATTTTAAAGAATCCACTCAGATCCCCGTTATTGGCCTGGACGGAGAAAAAAAAGACAATTGGGACAAACCTAGGTTTCTTGCTGCCTTCACTCGTTTTGATTCTACTAATGTCAGAGATCCCAAACTCGAAGAAATTGAATCCAAACTAGAAAAGAAAAAAGAAAACGCAGACTCTGTGCAGTGGTTTATGGAGTTAATTCTTTCCCATTTCCCCGATGGACTTCTTGCGACTGATGTCAACGGATCCACTATTTTTTATAACGAAACCTTCGAAACCAATATTCTCACCAAACCTTTGTTTCGTGACTCTTTGCAGTTGACTGAAAAATACCTTCACAATCTCAATCGGGAAGTCCTAGCCACTTATCTTAAGGATCATGATTTGACTTTGGGTAAAGATGCTGACACAAATGTATTACATACGAACATCACAGAACTTCGTACAAACCTTCGCATCATCACTTTAAAAAAAGAGAAAAAGGTAGTTGGTTTTTTATATCATTTTTCGCCATCAAACTTTGCAGGTCCTACCGGAACTGGGAATTCTGAATTCCCAAATATGGATGAAGCTTTCCGTTCTAAACTTCCTTTAGAATCAGTTCTAGAAGAAATGGAAGCGCATTACATCCATAAGTCGCTAAAAAGAAATTCCAATAATATCTCTCATGCCGCAACGGAACTTGGTGTCCCAAGGACTACCTTACAAAACAGAATTCGTTTTTTAAAACTTTCGGAACGGTTTCAGAATGAGGCCAAGGTAAAGTCCGTAATTCCGAGAAAACGCTCTGAAAAACCGGAAGAAAAACAAAAAAAAGTTTCCCCGAAAAAAAAGGCAATCTCTCCGAATCAGGCAAAAACCAAGGAGAAACCTATGAAATCTTCAAAACCAAAGGCGAAAGCGAAGAAACAGAGCCCAAAACCAACACAAGTGGGGAAAAAGTCGAAAAAAAGACGTTGA